A region from the Manihot esculenta cultivar AM560-2 chromosome 13, M.esculenta_v8, whole genome shotgun sequence genome encodes:
- the LOC110629916 gene encoding cytochrome P450 81Q32 translates to MEATLLVISSISLLFLLLWLHTTRKPRHRKLPPSPPALPFLGHLHLLKQPIHRTLHNLSQKYGSIFSLQLGSFSVIVVSSTSAVEECFTKNDIVFANRPPLIMGKYLNYNHTTLVTAPYGDHWRNLRRISALEIFSTNRLNKFLAIRRDEIKIFLEKIYRVSSQDFAKVELRPMLSELTFNIITRMITGKRYCSGEDENKTDEASQFREIIREIFIYAEASYPGDFLPILQWFDYQGYTKKVKELAKRNDELLQGLIDGHRNEKGRNSMISHLLSLQESQPEYYTDEIIKGLVVDILFGGTETSALTLEWAMSSLLNNPQVLEKAKKELAIEVGQTTLMEESDVSKLPYLQSIISETLRLYPAGPLLLPHMSHRNCTLQGYDVPSNTMLFVNAWAMHRDPQLWDDAGKFRPERFEGAHGEPYSSKFLPFGLGRRACPGMGLANRVVGFALGCMIQCFEWKRVNDEEIDMTEGNGLTMPKAKPLEAMCKASDIMKLSSSL, encoded by the exons ATGGAAGCTACCTTGCTGGTCATTTCCTCCATATCGCTTCTCTTTCTCCTCCTTTGGCTACACACAACTAGAAAACCAAGACATCGGAAACTTCCGCCAAGCCCACCTGCACTTCCATTTCTCGGTCATCTCCATCTTCTCAAACAACCCATTCACCGAACTCTTCACAATCTTTCTCAGAAATATGGTTCCATCTTCTCTCTTCAATTAGGATCCTTCTCCGTCATCGTTGTGTCGTCAACATCAGCCGTCGAAGAATGCTTCACCAAAAACGATATAGTTTTCGCCAATCGCCCTCCACTCATCATGGGCAAGTATCTAAACTACAACCACACCACCCTTGTCACTGCCCCCTACGGTGACCATTGGCGCAACCTTCGCCGGATAAGTGCTCTTGAAATATTTTCAACCAATCGTCTCAACAAATTTCTCGCCATCCGAAGAGACGAGATCAAGATTTTTCTTGAGAAAATCTATCGAGTTTCCAGCCAAGATTTTGCTAAGGTAGAGCTTAGACCAATGCTTTCAGAACTAACATTTAATATTATTACACGAATGATTACAGGGAAGAGATATTGCAGCGGTGAAGATGAAAACAAAACTGATGAGGCAAGCCAGTTCAGAGAGATTATAAGGGAGATATTTATATATGCAGAGGCTTCATACCCAGGAGATTTCTTGCCGATATTACAGTGGTTTGATTATCAAGGTTATACGAAGAAAGTGAAGGAACTTGCTAAAAGAAATGATGAGTTGTTGCAAGGTCTCATCGATGGCCATAGAAATGAAAAGGGTAGAAATTCAATGATCAGCCACTTGCTTTCTTTGCAGGAATCGCAGCCGGAATATTATACAGATGAAATTATCAAAGGCCTTGTGGTG GATATTCTATTTGGTGGCACTGAAACATCAGCTCTTACATTAGAATGGGCAATGTCAAGCCTGCTCAACAATCCACAAGTGCTTGAGAAAGCTAAGAAAGAGTTAGCCATTGAAGTTGGCCAGACAACCTTGATGGAAGAATCAGATGTTTCGAAGTTGCCCTATCTTCAGAGCATCATATCAGAGACTCTTAGATTATATCCAGCAGGTCCACTGCTTCTCCCACATATGTCACACAGAAACTGCACTCTTCAAGGATACGACGTGCCAAGCAATACAATGCTATTTGTTAATGCATGGGCTATGCACAGGGACCCTCAGCTGTGGGATGATGCGGGAAAATTTAGGCCTGAGAGGTTTGAAGGAGCTCATGGTGAGCCCTACAGCTCCAAGTTCCTGCCGTTTGGCCTTGGCAGGAGGGCTTGTCCAGGAATGGGCCTCGCAAATAGGGTTGTAGGCTTCGCTTTGGGATGTATGATTCAATGCTTTGAATGGAAGAGGGTAAACGATGAAGAAATTGACATGACTGAAGGGAATGGGCTCACCATGCCTAAGGCTAAGCCACTGGAGGCCATGTGCAAAGCAAGTGATATCATGAAACTTTCATCTTCTTTGTGA
- the LOC110629917 gene encoding uncharacterized protein LOC110629917, protein MVGHWTVTKPSRSDEVLDTDQQLQIANQVRAQFDSIAPKRPAKPNRSESESDTTPPKPVPSDADQIPELDRLRSLQSQSSGIFSAEGALVEQDEFVETHYYKELDSIDKQHHTTGSGFIRVVGEENTNGYNIELPRGHGVDSLVSGCRSNPATNDWIPNLVVDDQAFVSSKPNRSEGS, encoded by the exons ATGGTGGGACACTGGACCGTGACTAAGCCAAGCCGGAGCGACGAGGTTTTGGATACGGATCAACAGCTGCAAATAGCCAACCAAGTCAGAGCTCAGTTCGATTCTATTGCCCCGAAACGACCTGCCAAGCCGAACAGAAGTGAGTCAGAGTCAGATACAACGCCTCCAAAACCAGTTCCCTCTGACGCAGACCAAATTCCTGAGCTCGACAGGCTTCGATCTCTGCAATCTCAATCCTCT GGAATTTTTTCTGCAGAAGGGGCCCTTGTGGAGCAAGATGAGTTTGTAGAGACCCACTACTATAAGGAATTGGATTCCATTGACAAGCAGCATCATACG ACGGGAAGTGGATTCATAAGGGTCGTGGGAGAAGAAAATACAAATGGATACAACATTGAATTGCCAAGAGGCCATGGTGTCGACTCTCTGGTCTCAGGTTGCAGAAGCAACCCCGCAACAAATGATTGGATTCCCAACCTTGTCGTCGACGATCAG GCCTTTGTTTCATCCAAGCCAAATCGGAGCGAGGGGAGCTAG
- the LOC110629915 gene encoding probable receptor-like protein kinase At5g24010: MIVHHHLYLFFPLPDADYLPPSEKKKQHLLPISMEKLQPWQTLFNLFTILTIQFCCLSLPSSGYTPPDKYFINCGSESPVSPENGRSFVGDLSYCKVDSSKVVKDSSQSENTSLYQTARVFDKSSLCHFDIDERGTYIVRLHFFAFSSGDANLSSALFNVHASGFILLSNFSVSLSNSPIIKEFLLTIDSGNFVIDFIPSRKSSLAFINAIEVFLAPESFIPDDATQITAAESKGNFSGLLSQGLHTIHRINVGGSKLTADNDSLWRNWIPDDNFLTYPETAKNSSFFQGPLVVGLQNTEFIASSFVYKTAKELKQTNFSNITWGFNVRKNSQHLVRVHFCDIISTQLGAVQFTFHIYSNFSKNINSYYITGLNASPFYFDFVVKSDNSGFINVSVHQRNDSELRNAFLNGLEIMEMLEKSDKPRKKTQPIVVGSIVAVIFVVVLIVSFLFMLKFKREKSYKTSGRPFSMPIYGGSSQNWLAERTAKMHIASDLKLALKIPYVEIQRATKNFSSKLLIGEGGFGKVYKGTLRDGVKVAVKRSEPGHGQGVLEFQTEIMVLSQIRHRHLVSLIGYCDEWSEMILVYEFMEKGTLRDHLYTSDTDSEKSTSRSELSWEQRLKICIGSAKGLHYLHTGLASRIIHRDVKSTNILLNEDYTAKVADFGLSKSGPVDPDENTGVKGSFGYLDPEYFMTQQLTEKSDVYSFGVVLLEVLCARPAILTTDRREEVNLAEWGMLWQKKGELEKIIDPALVGAINSSSLRIFGETAEKCLRPNSPERPMMHDVLWDLEFALKLQETSMHGDIDDESMNSTSLELAFHAVHHLPSHRAPAEEGDSFPGGDDSRIAMASGVFSQLKINAGR, from the coding sequence ATGATTGTTCATCACCAcctttatcttttttttcccCTCCCAGATGCAGATTACCTTCCTccatctgaaaaaaaaaagcaacacCTTCTACCAATTTCCATGGAAAAGCTTCAGCCTTGGCAGACTCTCTTCAATCTATTTACTATCCTAACCATTCAATTCTGTTGTCTTAGTCTTCCCTCTTCAGGTTACACTCCTCCTGATAAGTACTTCATTAATTGTGGATCAGAGTCTCCGGTCAGTCCTGAAAATGGTCGATCTTTTGTCGGCGACCTCTCTTACTGTAAAGTTGATTCAAGCAAAGTTGTCAAGGACAGCAGCCAATCAGAAAATACTTCACTGTATCAAACTGCAAGAGTTTTCGACAAATCATCCTTATGTCACTTTGACATCGATGAGCGAGGCACATACATAGTAAGACTGCATTTCTTTGCTTTTTCATCAGGAGATGCTAATCTTTCCAGTGCTCTATTCAATGTCCACGCTTCTGGGTTTATTCTACTGTCAAATTTTAGTGTCTCTCTAAGTAATTCTCCCATAATTAAGGAATTCTTGCTTACAATCGACAGTGGAAATTTTGTTATTGACTTCATACCTTCCCGTAAATCTTCTTTGGCCTTCATAAATGCTATAGAAGTCTTTCTTGCCCCAGAAAGCTTCATTCCGGATGATGCAACTCAAATCACTGCTGCAGAAAGCAAAGGCAATTTCAGTGGATTGCTCTCTCAGGGCTTGCATACTATACACAGGATCAATGTTGGAGGTTCGAAGCTCACAGCAGATAACGATAGTCTGTGGAGAAATTGGATACCAGACGACAATTTCTTGACTTACCCTGAAACTGCAAAGAACAGCTCATTCTTTCAAGGCCCACTGGTTGTTGGTTTGCAGAATACTGAGTTTATTGCTTCTTCTTTTGTATACAAGACTGCTAAAGAATTGAAGCAGACAAATTTTTCTAATATAACTTGGGGTTTCAATGTCAGAAAGAATTCTCAGCACCTTGTTCGGGTACACTTTTGTGATATTATTAGCACACAACTTGGTGCTGTCCAGTtcacttttcatatttatagCAACTTCAGTAAGAACATCAATTCTTATTATATAACTGGATTAAATGCATCTCCATTTTACTTTGATTTTGTTGTCAAGTCTGATAATTCAGGATTTATAAATGTAAGTGTGCATCAACGCAATGATTCTGAATTACGAAACGCATTTTTGAATGGCCTGGAGATTATGGAAATGCTGGAAAAATCAGATAAACCCAGGAAGAAAACTCAGCCTATTGTGGTTGGTTCAATTGTTGCTGTGATATTTGTTGTGGTCTTAATAGTCAGTTTCCTATTTATGctgaaattcaaaagagaaaaaTCTTATAAGACTTCAGGCAGGCCATTTTCTATGCCTATTTACGGTGGAAGTTCTCAGAATTGGTTAGCTGAAAGAACTGCTAAAATGCACATTGCTTCTGACTTGAAACTGGCATTGAAGATACCATACGTTGAAATACAGCGTGCAACGAAGAACTTCAGTTCAAAATTGTTGATAGGTGAGGGTGGATTTGGGAAAGTTTACAAAGGAACACTTCGTGATGGTGTGAAAGTTGCAGTAAAAAGAAGTGAACCAGGTCATGGGCAAGGTGTTTTGGAGTTCCAAACTGAGATCATGGTCTTGTCCCAGATTCGCCACCGTCACCTTGTTTCTTTGATCGGATACTGTGATGAGTGGTCTGAGATGATATTGGTTTACGAGTTTATGGAAAAGGGTACTCTGAGAGATCATCTTTACACTTCAGATACAGATTCTGAAAAGTCTACTTCACGATCTGAACTCTCCTGGGAGCAAAGACTCAAAATTTGCATTGGTTCTGCAAAGGGACTCCATTATCTGCATACTGGCTTGGCAAGCAGAATCATTCACCGTGATGTTAAGTCCACAAACATTCTGCTTAATGAAGACTATACAGCCAAAGTTGCTGATTTTGGTCTGTCTAAGTCAGGTCCTGTGGATCCTGACGAGAACACAGGCGTAAAAGGCAGCTTTGGTTACCTGGATCCTGAATATTTCATGACTCAGCAATTGACAGAAAAATCTGATGTATACTCTTTCGGAGTCGTACTTCTTGAGGTTCTCTGTGCCAGACCAGCTATTTTGACCACTGATCGGCGCGAGGAGGTGAACTTAGCAGAATGGGGGATGCTTTGGCAAAAGAAAGGCGAGCTTGAGAAAATCATTGATCCTGCTCTGGTGGGTGCCATTAACTCTAGTTCATTGCGAATATTTGGTGAAACAGCTGAGAAATGTTTGAGGCCTAATAGCCCAGAGAGACCTATGATGCATGATGTGTTGTGGGACCTAGAATTTGCATTGAAGCTTCAAGAAACTTCAATGCATGGAGACATAGATGATGAGAGCATGAATAGTACTTCTCTGGAATTAGCATTTCATGCTGTACACCACCTTCCATCTCATAGAGCACCAGCTGAAGAAGGGGATTCATTTCCAGGAGGTGATGACAGTAGAATTGCAATGGCTAGTGGTGTGTTCTCTCAACTGAAAATTAATGCTGGCAGATAA
- the LOC110629804 gene encoding probable cinnamyl alcohol dehydrogenase isoform X2 encodes MAEGRRVIGWAARDSSGHLSPYSFSLRKTEAEDVVFKVLYSGVDHTDIHVVRSEIMPANYPLVPGHEVVGEVVELGKEVKKFKVGDIVGVGCIIWSCGECFSCKSKMEQYCNQRILTYNAIDKDGRITQGGYSSAMVVHQRFVVRIPDKLAPEQAAPLLCAGVTAYSPLKQFNVSKTLKAGIVGLGGVGHLGVLIAKAMGHHVTVISSSEKKREEALEHLGADAFLVSSNAHEMEKAVNSLDYILDTVPAGHPLDSYLSLLQVDGKLIIVGAAPTPLQFIASDLITGKRNISGSFVGSIEDTQEILELWAEKGLTSMIETVKIDYVNEAFKRMERNEVRYRFVLDVGGSNLE; translated from the exons ATGGCGGAAGGAAGAAGGGTCATTGGTTGGGCAGCCAGAGATTCATCTGGACATCTTTCACCTTACTCTTTCTCTCTTAG GAAAACAGAGGCAGAAGATGTGGTGTTCAAGGTTTTGTACAGTGGAGTGGATCACACTGATATTCATGTAGTTAGAAGCGAGATTATGCCCGCCAACTACCCTTTAGTCCCAGG GCATGAAGTTGTGGGAGAAGTTGTAGAATTGGGAAAGgaagtaaagaaattcaaagTCGGAGACATAGTAGGTGTTGGGTGCATAATTTGGTCTTGTGGGGAATGCTTCTCCTGCAAGTCTAAGATGGAGCAGTATTGCAATCAAAGGATCCTAACTTATAATGCCATAGACAAAGATGGGAGAATTACTCAGGGAGGCTACTCCTCTGCAATGGTTGTCCATCAGAG GTTTGTGGTCAGGATTCCAGACAAGCTTGCACCAGAGCAAGCAGCACCACTGTTATGTGCTGGGGTGACAGCTTATAGTCCCTTGAAACAGTTCAATGTGTCTAAGACCCTCAAAGCAGGGATTGTGGGTTTAGGTGGAGTAGGTCACCTAGGGGTGCTTATTGCAAAGGCAATGGGGCATCACGTGACTGTGATAAGCTCttcagagaagaagagagaggaaGCTTTGGAGCATTTAGGTGCTGATGCTTTCCTGGTTAGCTCCAATGCACATGAGATGGAGAAGGCTGTGAATAGCCTCGACTACATTCTTGACACTGTACCTGCTGGGCACCCTTTGGACTCCTATCTATCACTTCTGCAAGTTGATGGAAAACTTATTATAGTTGGGGCTGCTCCAACACCACTACAGTTTATAGCTAGCGATCTAATTACAG GGAAGAGAAATATAAGCGGGAGCTTCGTCGGAAGCATAGAAGATACGCAGGAAATTCTGGAACTTTGGGCAGAGAAGGGTTTGACGTCAATGATTGAGACAGTGAAGATAGATTATGTGAATGAGGCTTTCAAGAGAATGGAAAGGAATGAAGTGAGGTATAGG
- the LOC110629804 gene encoding probable cinnamyl alcohol dehydrogenase isoform X1 translates to MAEGRRVIGWAARDSSGHLSPYSFSLRKTEAEDVVFKVLYSGVDHTDIHVVRSEIMPANYPLVPGHEVVGEVVELGKEVKKFKVGDIVGVGCIIWSCGECFSCKSKMEQYCNQRILTYNAIDKDGRITQGGYSSAMVVHQRFVVRIPDKLAPEQAAPLLCAGVTAYSPLKQFNVSKTLKAGIVGLGGVGHLGVLIAKAMGHHVTVISSSEKKREEALEHLGADAFLVSSNAHEMEKAVNSLDYILDTVPAGHPLDSYLSLLQVDGKLIIVGAAPTPLQFIASDLITGMPFCLISMTICNTIQFTQFRIFPGKRNISGSFVGSIEDTQEILELWAEKGLTSMIETVKIDYVNEAFKRMERNEVRYRFVLDVGGSNLE, encoded by the exons ATGGCGGAAGGAAGAAGGGTCATTGGTTGGGCAGCCAGAGATTCATCTGGACATCTTTCACCTTACTCTTTCTCTCTTAG GAAAACAGAGGCAGAAGATGTGGTGTTCAAGGTTTTGTACAGTGGAGTGGATCACACTGATATTCATGTAGTTAGAAGCGAGATTATGCCCGCCAACTACCCTTTAGTCCCAGG GCATGAAGTTGTGGGAGAAGTTGTAGAATTGGGAAAGgaagtaaagaaattcaaagTCGGAGACATAGTAGGTGTTGGGTGCATAATTTGGTCTTGTGGGGAATGCTTCTCCTGCAAGTCTAAGATGGAGCAGTATTGCAATCAAAGGATCCTAACTTATAATGCCATAGACAAAGATGGGAGAATTACTCAGGGAGGCTACTCCTCTGCAATGGTTGTCCATCAGAG GTTTGTGGTCAGGATTCCAGACAAGCTTGCACCAGAGCAAGCAGCACCACTGTTATGTGCTGGGGTGACAGCTTATAGTCCCTTGAAACAGTTCAATGTGTCTAAGACCCTCAAAGCAGGGATTGTGGGTTTAGGTGGAGTAGGTCACCTAGGGGTGCTTATTGCAAAGGCAATGGGGCATCACGTGACTGTGATAAGCTCttcagagaagaagagagaggaaGCTTTGGAGCATTTAGGTGCTGATGCTTTCCTGGTTAGCTCCAATGCACATGAGATGGAGAAGGCTGTGAATAGCCTCGACTACATTCTTGACACTGTACCTGCTGGGCACCCTTTGGACTCCTATCTATCACTTCTGCAAGTTGATGGAAAACTTATTATAGTTGGGGCTGCTCCAACACCACTACAGTTTATAGCTAGCGATCTAATTACAGGTATGCCGTTTTGCCTCATATCCATGACCATTTGCAACACAATACAGTTTACTCAGTTTCGGATATTTCCAGGGAAGAGAAATATAAGCGGGAGCTTCGTCGGAAGCATAGAAGATACGCAGGAAATTCTGGAACTTTGGGCAGAGAAGGGTTTGACGTCAATGATTGAGACAGTGAAGATAGATTATGTGAATGAGGCTTTCAAGAGAATGGAAAGGAATGAAGTGAGGTATAGG